The genomic window TTCtttaattcattctttttttgtcccctGATCCAAAACTAACAGATGATAAAGAAAAATCACTGGCCAACACTATTATATCTTTTTATTGTTGCTCATAGTTCCGTGCTGTGAGCATGCAGCGGTGCTTTCTCCTGGATCAGGCTGACAAACTCGTGTTTCTCCAGACACCCTCGACACTCCTCTCCCCACGAGGCCAAAATGTTCCTCAGCTCCAAGACTTTGAGCTTTTTGAGTCCGTCGCTGCTCAAATCCTTCAGCTGAGGCTCTGCAGACAATCACATCACAGAAACTGGCTTCACATTGAGTCCAAACACACTTGAACGGCC from Plectropomus leopardus isolate mb unplaced genomic scaffold, YSFRI_Pleo_2.0 unplaced_scaffold9003, whole genome shotgun sequence includes these protein-coding regions:
- the LOC121940561 gene encoding cerebral dopamine neurotrophic factor-like codes for the protein CYYLGASSDAASRVTASVSRPLAYHVPIEKICRRLSSTDTQICELRYEPQLKDLSSDGLKKLKVLELRNILASWGEECRGCLEKHEFVSLIQEKAPLHAHSTEL